The proteins below come from a single Leopardus geoffroyi isolate Oge1 chromosome D3, O.geoffroyi_Oge1_pat1.0, whole genome shotgun sequence genomic window:
- the LOC123587510 gene encoding uncharacterized protein LOC123587510 gives MRNCPLKNELEGGVAFRGQPGGPPRGRNRFPGENSPASPKNWGSSARDRPRGSCVIADSKGSDTNRKRAPDPVLSGGLSSCTQHPALFGPKALCAVLPPGWQTACPITELPTSRARVFSFPPVFAPRGLQGRRKEASPACDVTSDRTLVTLLIPSSWPGIWASPNTSQKEGPLCAAPGSPPTPADTPAVYSTRADAADRDGEAVSPTGRYPWKSHDESHGAVAAVSPYGAAEWLLQDKNLSPTLHLRQAMAFNSREFSQGKSKPPAGVTERSWEQQMRSGFGGGRETPGSHRGHNVRTGSRGDPG, from the exons ATGCG CAATTGTCCCTTGAAGAATGAGCTGGAAGGGGGCGTGGCCTTCAGAGGGCAGCCTGGAGGCCCTCCAAGAGGAAGGAATCGGTTTCCAGGGGAGAACTCCCCAGCAAGTCCCAAGAACTGGGGTTCCTCGGCCAGAGACCGCCCGAGGGGGAGCTGCGTAATCGCGGACAGCAAGGGCTCAGACACAAACAGGAAGCGGGCCCCTGACCCTGTGCTCTCAGGAGGCCTGAGCTCCTGTACACAGCATCCGGCCCTCTTCGGCCCCAAGGCTCTGTGCGCAGTGCTCCCTCCTGGATGGCAGACAGCCTGTCCGATAACCGAGCTCCCGACATCAAGGGCGCgtgttttctccttccctccgGTCTTCGCCCCACGTGGGctgcagggaaggagaaaggaggcatCGCCCGCCTGTGATGTCACTTCAGACAGGACTCTTGTCACCCTTCTTATTCCCTCCAGCTGGCCAGGGATCTGGGCCTCTCCAAACACCAGCCAGAAGGAAGGCCCGCTCTGCGCGGCTCCCGGAAGCCCGCCGACACCTGCAGACACGCCAGCCGTTTACAGCACGAGGGCAGACGCCGCGGACAGAGACGGTGAGGCTGTTTCTCCCACAGGCAGGTACCCGTGGAAGTCCCACGACGAAAGTCACGGTGCGGTGGCTGCAGTGTCACCGTATGGAGCTGCAGAGTGGCTTCTCCAAGACAAGAACTTGTCTCCGACTCTGCACCTACGCCAGGCCATGGCCTTCAACTCGAGGG agttttcaCAGGGTAAGTCTAAACCGCCTGCAGGAGTGACTGAACGATCTTGGGAACAACAGATGAGATCGGGGTTCGGCGGCGGAAGGGAAACACCCGGAAGCCACAGAGGGCACAACGTGCGCACTGGGAGCCGGGGAGACCCAGGCTGA